A genomic segment from Planctomycetia bacterium encodes:
- a CDS encoding 2-aminoethylphosphonate--pyruvate transaminase encodes MNRPAPPRSADKPLFTPGPLTTSQTVKLAMVRDLGSRDGEFVAMVEHVRAELLDLAGVSQSDGYETVLLQGSGTFGVEAVVSSVVPPQGKLLVCINGSYGDRIARMADVHRIPLATVRAPEDQQIDPAAVEQALKADAAITDVAIVHCETTSGILNPIEEVGRIASQHNKTYFVDSMSAFGAVEFDFRACEIDYLVSSANKCIEGVPGFSFAICRRAALEATAGFARTLSLDLLAQWKGLEGNGQFRFTPPVQTILAFNQALAELRAEGGVAGRAARYRANHDCLLEGMNALGFEEYLPRHLQGYLITSFRYPSDPGFVFEDFYSRLNDKGFVIYPGKVSNADCFRIGHIGRLFPSDSRALLHAISDVVQEMGLELEPANVA; translated from the coding sequence ATGAATCGACCCGCGCCGCCGCGTTCCGCCGATAAGCCGCTCTTCACGCCGGGTCCGTTGACGACGAGTCAAACGGTCAAGTTGGCGATGGTCCGGGACCTGGGCTCGCGGGATGGCGAATTCGTCGCCATGGTCGAACACGTCCGCGCGGAATTGCTCGACCTGGCGGGCGTCAGTCAGAGCGACGGCTACGAGACCGTGCTGCTGCAAGGGAGCGGCACGTTCGGCGTCGAGGCCGTGGTGTCGAGCGTCGTCCCGCCGCAAGGAAAGCTGTTGGTCTGCATCAACGGGTCCTACGGTGATCGCATCGCCAGAATGGCCGACGTGCACCGCATTCCCCTGGCCACGGTCCGCGCGCCGGAAGATCAGCAGATTGACCCCGCAGCGGTCGAGCAAGCCCTGAAAGCCGACGCCGCGATCACTGATGTGGCGATCGTGCATTGCGAGACGACTTCGGGGATCCTCAATCCCATCGAAGAAGTTGGCCGCATCGCTAGCCAGCACAACAAGACTTACTTCGTCGACTCGATGAGCGCCTTCGGCGCCGTCGAGTTTGATTTCCGCGCCTGCGAGATCGACTACCTGGTTTCCTCCGCCAACAAATGCATCGAAGGCGTGCCGGGCTTTTCGTTCGCGATCTGCCGCCGCGCCGCGCTCGAGGCCACGGCCGGTTTTGCCCGCACGTTGAGCCTGGATCTCTTGGCGCAATGGAAGGGGCTCGAAGGCAACGGGCAATTCCGTTTCACGCCGCCCGTGCAAACAATCCTGGCCTTCAATCAGGCGTTAGCCGAGCTCCGCGCGGAAGGGGGCGTCGCCGGACGCGCAGCGCGCTATCGCGCGAATCACGACTGCCTGCTCGAGGGCATGAACGCCCTCGGCTTCGAAGAATATCTGCCGCGCCACTTGCAAGGCTACCTGATCACGTCGTTCCGGTATCCGAGCGATCCAGGCTTCGTATTCGAAGACTTCTACTCGCGGCTGAACGACAAGGGCTTTGTCATCTATCCGGGCAAGGTCTCGAACGCCGATTGCTTCCGCATCGGCCACATCGGGCGGTTGTTCCCCAGCGATTCGCGCGCATTGCTGCACGCCATCAGCGACGTCGTACAGGAAATGGGCCTTGAATTGGAACCGGCCAACGTGGCGTAG
- a CDS encoding FkbM family methyltransferase, translating to MARPELETEFTSMSREATTAQLAAEILGVGATTVLDVGARWGAGGVWWRLDPLAKLIGFDPDPDECARLNAQLPAGSRERFVPVALGKEPGPATLHITLNPGCSSIYPPDETLADRFPGLSVIKVAQRETIQLETLDRWAASEGVEEISFAKLDTQGCELDILRGGERALDKCLGLEVEVEFATIYRGAPLFAEVDTYLRSRGFALWRLGGLYHYSERCTGLATGEEFVDYSGLVSRSPSGNGRLWWGNAIYLRDFRDPWVIAGGARRLLILASLLDARGDVDAAAATLQLAMEDSRFPWTSAQLALVDARRRELLSIPAPPVPEPPPAEPVAPPHRTLSGHHFRHAVKRLLGRD from the coding sequence ATGGCGCGTCCCGAGTTGGAAACGGAGTTCACCAGCATGTCGCGCGAAGCCACGACGGCACAACTAGCGGCCGAAATCCTGGGTGTTGGAGCCACGACAGTCCTCGATGTGGGGGCGCGTTGGGGGGCCGGCGGCGTTTGGTGGCGGCTCGATCCGCTGGCCAAGCTTATCGGCTTCGACCCTGACCCCGACGAGTGCGCGCGGTTAAATGCTCAATTGCCGGCTGGCTCCCGCGAGCGCTTCGTTCCGGTCGCCTTGGGCAAGGAACCGGGGCCGGCCACGCTGCACATCACCCTGAACCCGGGTTGTTCGTCGATTTACCCGCCGGACGAAACGCTGGCCGACCGTTTTCCCGGCCTGAGCGTGATCAAAGTCGCCCAGCGGGAAACGATCCAGCTCGAAACCCTCGATCGTTGGGCGGCCTCCGAGGGCGTCGAAGAAATCAGCTTCGCCAAGCTCGATACACAGGGCTGTGAACTGGACATTCTTCGCGGCGGCGAACGTGCGTTGGATAAGTGCCTTGGCCTGGAAGTGGAAGTGGAGTTTGCCACGATCTATCGCGGCGCGCCGCTATTCGCCGAGGTCGACACTTACTTGCGCAGCCGCGGGTTCGCGCTCTGGAGACTCGGCGGCTTGTATCACTACTCGGAGCGCTGCACGGGACTCGCGACCGGCGAGGAGTTCGTCGACTACAGCGGGCTCGTCTCACGCAGCCCCTCGGGCAACGGCAGGCTTTGGTGGGGCAATGCGATTTACTTGCGTGATTTCCGCGACCCCTGGGTCATCGCCGGCGGTGCTCGTAGGCTGTTGATCCTCGCCTCGCTCCTCGATGCCCGCGGGGACGTCGACGCCGCGGCAGCAACGCTCCAGCTCGCGATGGAAGATTCGCGGTTCCCCTGGACGAGCGCTCAACTAGCGCTCGTCGACGCACGGAGGCGGGAACTACTTTCGATCCCAGCGCCCCCCGTGCCGGAACCGCCGCCAGCGGAACCCGTCGCGCCGCCGCATCGCACCTTGAGCGGCCATCATTTTCGCCACGCAGTGAAGCGGCTGCTCGGTCGCGACTGA
- the ettA gene encoding energy-dependent translational throttle protein EttA: protein MGKQFIYQVSDLTKKHGQREVLKNIWLAFYPGAKIGVLGRNGSGKSTLLRIMAGADKEFDGEARLTDGFTAGYVPQEPQLNPAKDVFGNVQEAVASKRQILERFNEINAKFAEPLEPDAMDKLLAEQQRVQDQIDLHNLWELDRQVEIAMDAMNLPPGDADVSKLSGGERRRVALCQMLLEQPDLLLLDEPTNHLDAESVQWLERHLAEYPGTVVAVTHDRYFLDNVAGWILELDRGRGFPYEGNYTSWLEQKKARLAIEEKQSSARQKTLERELEWIRMSPKARQAKSKARIKSYEQMSAERFEERPDEFEIQIPPGKHLGDLVVDATKLTKGFGERVLIDNLDFRLPPGGIVGIIGPNGAGKTTLFRMITGEEQPDGGSLKIGETVELGYVDQNRDALAADKTVFEEISGGHDTLEMGGRKISARAFVARFNFQGTDQQKLVGQLSGGERNRVHLAKLLRRGCNVLLLDEPTNDLDVDTLRALEEAVLNFAGCVVVISHDRWFLDRVATHILAFEGDGYVHWCEGNFQTYEEQRRARLGIAADEPHRFRYKKLAH from the coding sequence ATGGGTAAGCAGTTCATTTACCAGGTTTCCGATCTCACCAAAAAGCATGGCCAGCGCGAGGTGTTGAAGAACATCTGGCTGGCCTTCTACCCAGGGGCGAAGATCGGCGTGCTGGGGCGGAACGGCTCCGGCAAAAGCACTTTGCTGCGGATCATGGCGGGGGCCGATAAAGAATTCGACGGCGAAGCCCGGCTGACCGACGGGTTTACCGCCGGCTATGTGCCGCAGGAGCCGCAACTGAATCCCGCGAAGGACGTTTTTGGCAACGTCCAGGAAGCGGTCGCCTCGAAGCGCCAGATCTTGGAACGCTTCAATGAGATCAACGCCAAGTTTGCCGAGCCGCTCGAACCAGACGCGATGGACAAGCTGCTGGCCGAGCAACAGCGCGTGCAGGATCAAATCGATCTGCATAACCTTTGGGAACTGGACCGGCAGGTCGAAATCGCCATGGACGCGATGAATCTGCCGCCGGGCGACGCCGACGTCAGCAAACTCTCCGGCGGTGAACGTCGCCGCGTGGCGCTCTGCCAGATGCTACTGGAACAGCCGGATTTGTTGTTGCTCGACGAGCCGACGAACCATCTCGACGCCGAATCGGTCCAATGGCTGGAACGTCATCTGGCCGAGTACCCCGGCACGGTCGTCGCCGTGACGCACGATCGTTACTTCCTGGACAACGTCGCCGGTTGGATTCTGGAATTGGATCGCGGCCGCGGTTTTCCTTACGAGGGAAACTACACGTCGTGGCTGGAACAGAAGAAGGCCCGCCTGGCAATCGAAGAGAAGCAGTCCAGCGCCCGGCAGAAGACGTTAGAGCGGGAATTGGAATGGATTCGCATGTCGCCCAAGGCCCGCCAGGCGAAGAGCAAGGCCCGCATCAAATCTTACGAGCAGATGTCGGCCGAACGCTTTGAGGAGCGGCCGGACGAATTCGAGATTCAAATCCCGCCAGGCAAGCATCTCGGCGACCTGGTGGTCGACGCCACGAAACTCACCAAGGGTTTCGGCGAGCGCGTGTTGATCGATAACCTCGATTTCCGTTTGCCTCCCGGCGGCATCGTGGGAATTATTGGCCCGAACGGCGCGGGTAAGACGACGCTGTTTCGCATGATCACCGGCGAGGAACAACCGGACGGCGGCAGCTTAAAGATCGGCGAGACTGTCGAACTGGGTTACGTCGATCAAAATCGCGATGCGTTGGCAGCCGACAAAACGGTGTTCGAAGAGATCTCCGGCGGCCACGATACGCTGGAAATGGGAGGCCGCAAGATCTCCGCGCGCGCCTTCGTTGCGCGGTTCAACTTCCAAGGCACGGACCAGCAAAAACTCGTCGGGCAACTCTCCGGCGGCGAACGCAACCGTGTCCACCTGGCCAAACTGTTGCGGCGCGGTTGCAACGTGCTGCTATTGGACGAACCGACAAACGACTTGGACGTCGATACGCTGCGCGCACTCGAAGAGGCGGTGTTGAATTTCGCCGGCTGCGTCGTCGTCATCAGTCACGATCGCTGGTTCCTGGACCGGGTGGCCACCCACATTCTGGCCTTCGAGGGAGACGGATACGTCCACTGGTGCGAAGGCAATTTCCAGACCTACGAAGAACAACGCCGCGCCCGCCTCGGCATCGCGGCCGACGAGCCGCACCGGTTTCGGTATAAGAAGTTGGCGCATTAG
- a CDS encoding prenyltransferase/squalene oxidase repeat-containing protein — translation MRLVCVTLILAMLGVTTARAEAPAVLLNTPKLPAIAAPATEELDAALDRGIGYLLGKQNADGSWGSARRTKGLNIYAPVPGAHQAFRAAVTSLCLSALCEAERFADRKDERITQSIDRGQVWLFEHLPHVRRATPDAIYNVWTHGYSLTALVYLAERKPDDAELQTKIRELIAQQLDLLGRYETVDGGWGYYDFEVGAKRPTCDSTSFVSGAILTAMHDLKRLGIEPPAPLVKRAMDSLHRQRRPDFAYLYGEQFQFRTGVDINDPGGSLGRSQCCNIAMRLWGDETVTDPIMRAWLDRLFARNGWLSIGRKRPVPHESWFLVAGYFYYFGHYYAALCVEALPAAERPEYQAHLARTLLDLQEKDGSWWDYPFYDYHQPYGTAFALMSLYRCRAAK, via the coding sequence ATGCGACTTGTTTGTGTCACGCTTATCCTGGCCATGTTGGGTGTCACGACGGCGCGTGCCGAAGCGCCGGCCGTACTGCTCAACACGCCCAAGCTTCCTGCTATTGCCGCGCCGGCGACGGAGGAACTGGACGCCGCGCTTGATCGCGGCATTGGCTACTTGCTTGGTAAACAAAACGCCGACGGCTCTTGGGGTTCCGCGCGGCGTACCAAGGGGCTGAATATCTACGCGCCCGTACCGGGCGCGCATCAGGCGTTTCGCGCGGCGGTGACGTCGCTATGTCTGTCGGCGCTATGCGAGGCCGAACGCTTTGCGGACCGCAAGGACGAGCGGATCACGCAGTCGATCGACCGCGGCCAGGTCTGGCTGTTCGAGCACTTGCCGCATGTGCGCCGCGCCACGCCCGATGCGATCTACAACGTCTGGACGCATGGCTACAGCCTCACGGCGCTCGTGTATTTGGCGGAGCGGAAGCCGGACGACGCGGAATTGCAAACGAAGATTCGCGAGTTGATCGCTCAACAATTGGATTTACTCGGGCGCTACGAGACGGTCGACGGCGGCTGGGGCTACTACGACTTCGAGGTCGGCGCGAAACGACCGACCTGCGATTCCACCAGCTTCGTGTCCGGCGCGATTCTGACGGCAATGCACGATCTCAAACGGCTAGGCATCGAACCGCCGGCGCCGCTCGTGAAGCGCGCCATGGATTCGTTGCACCGTCAGCGGCGGCCTGATTTCGCCTACCTGTACGGGGAACAATTCCAATTTCGTACAGGCGTCGATATCAACGACCCCGGCGGCAGCCTGGGGCGATCGCAGTGCTGCAATATCGCGATGCGGCTCTGGGGAGACGAAACGGTCACCGATCCGATCATGCGGGCGTGGCTCGATCGCCTCTTTGCCCGCAACGGCTGGCTCAGCATCGGCCGCAAGCGCCCCGTGCCGCACGAATCATGGTTCCTGGTGGCCGGCTACTTCTATTACTTCGGCCACTACTATGCCGCGCTCTGCGTCGAAGCCTTGCCCGCGGCGGAGCGGCCGGAGTATCAGGCGCATCTCGCGCGCACGTTGCTCGACTTACAGGAGAAAGACGGCTCGTGGTGGGATTACCCGTTCTACGATTACCACCAGCCTTACGGCACCGCCTTCGCGCTGATGTCGCTCTACCGCTGCCGCGCCGCGAAATAG
- a CDS encoding FKBP-type peptidyl-prolyl cis-trans isomerase: MKNAFLLLVCGCLTATTLYAQEQVPPPKQQAPPASANQQALQKQGSYCAGLRQGREFKKQGLPLDAQEFARGLVDGLTAADVKLTEKELQATLEEFGRLIEKIQVERHQKMVESNKKDGAAFLAANKAKEGIKTLPSGLQYKVLKAGKGLSPKSDSTVTTHYRGTLLDGTVFDSSYDRGEPIEFQVDGVIAGWTEALQLMKAGDKWQLFIPSELAYGAEGAGADIGPNAVLVFEIELLSFK, translated from the coding sequence ATGAAGAACGCGTTCCTCTTACTCGTTTGTGGTTGCCTGACCGCGACCACGCTGTACGCACAAGAACAAGTCCCGCCCCCCAAGCAGCAAGCGCCGCCGGCCTCGGCGAACCAGCAGGCGCTCCAGAAGCAGGGGAGCTACTGTGCCGGCCTCCGCCAAGGCCGCGAGTTCAAGAAGCAAGGGCTGCCTTTGGACGCGCAGGAGTTCGCGCGCGGCCTGGTCGATGGGCTGACCGCGGCGGATGTCAAGCTCACGGAAAAGGAGCTGCAAGCCACGTTGGAAGAGTTCGGCCGGTTGATCGAAAAGATCCAGGTCGAGCGCCATCAAAAGATGGTGGAATCGAACAAGAAGGACGGCGCGGCGTTCCTGGCGGCCAATAAGGCCAAGGAAGGGATCAAGACCCTGCCGAGCGGCTTGCAGTACAAAGTGCTCAAGGCCGGCAAAGGCCTGTCGCCGAAGTCGGACAGCACGGTCACCACGCACTATCGCGGCACGCTGTTGGACGGCACCGTGTTCGATTCGTCGTACGATCGTGGCGAACCGATCGAGTTCCAGGTCGACGGCGTGATCGCCGGGTGGACCGAAGCGCTGCAGTTGATGAAGGCCGGCGACAAGTGGCAGTTGTTCATCCCGAGCGAATTGGCATACGGCGCCGAAGGCGCTGGTGCGGACATTGGTCCTAACGCCGTGCTGGTCTTTGAGATCGAACTCCTGTCGTTCAAATAG
- a CDS encoding TolC family protein, translating to MSAALVWTAVGCHAPKSDLKLGLSDSLKHYQGTALKLEEVEPDLNCHDPSLVGALPPQTLDSALPPQYWDLPLEEAMRLALENSQVLRDLGGAMLRSPGTLRTVHGPAIVETDPRFGVDAALSAFDASFAMSTFFDKNDRALNNSFLGGGTRLLTQDTMVFREEITKVAATGTRFTARHNTDYDANNAPANRFPSAWNTNLEAEFRHPLLQGGGVNFNRISGPNGVPGLPLGVLIARVNTDISLAEFEQGLPDLTSNVENAYWDLYYAYRDLDARIAARNRSLETWRRVAALNRTNSLGGEAEKEAQAREQYFRFEEEVQNALTGRLLDGTRTLNGSSGGTFRGSLGVHVAERRLRLLIGLPISDGRWIRPADEPLMARVQFEWEQSLPEAIMRRPELRRQRWIIKRRELELLANRNFLMPRFDAVGRYRFRGFGNDLIDPTGENVPFDNAWENLTTGDFQEWQLGAELAFPFGQRRAHAAVRNAQLFLARERAVLREQEREIVHDLANAIAEKDRAYRVAQTNFNRRLAARQQLLVLENKVQNELQVDLNSLLDAQRRLAEADSKYYFSLVEYAVAVKNIHYEKGSLLDYNNVFLAEGPWPGRAYQDAAQRDSLKMRPGPMNYIMQRPLNVSAGPTPQLVNPPRPATGTKAGLSPMPQQVPGGPAAGATQPNPSVGASAKRPAPFVPGLYTTSRPGPLAR from the coding sequence GTGTCCGCCGCCCTGGTGTGGACGGCCGTGGGCTGCCACGCGCCGAAGTCGGATCTTAAACTCGGCCTCTCGGACTCGCTGAAGCATTATCAGGGTACGGCCCTGAAGTTGGAAGAAGTCGAACCGGATCTCAATTGCCACGATCCGAGCCTGGTCGGCGCCCTCCCGCCGCAGACGTTGGACTCGGCGCTGCCGCCCCAGTACTGGGATCTGCCGCTCGAAGAGGCGATGCGCCTGGCATTGGAGAACAGTCAGGTACTGAGAGACCTGGGCGGCGCCATGCTGCGTTCCCCGGGCACGCTCCGCACGGTGCATGGCCCGGCGATCGTCGAGACGGACCCGCGCTTTGGCGTCGACGCGGCGCTGAGCGCGTTCGACGCCTCGTTTGCGATGTCGACGTTCTTTGATAAGAACGATCGCGCGCTGAATAATTCCTTCCTGGGCGGCGGCACGCGCTTGCTCACGCAGGACACGATGGTCTTCCGCGAAGAGATCACCAAGGTCGCCGCGACCGGCACGCGATTCACCGCGCGGCACAACACCGATTACGACGCCAACAATGCGCCGGCGAACCGCTTTCCGAGCGCCTGGAACACGAACCTGGAAGCCGAGTTCCGCCACCCGTTATTGCAAGGCGGCGGCGTGAACTTCAATCGCATCTCCGGGCCGAACGGCGTGCCTGGCTTGCCGCTCGGCGTGTTGATCGCCCGCGTAAACACGGATATCAGTTTGGCGGAGTTCGAGCAGGGCTTGCCGGACCTCACGAGCAACGTCGAGAACGCTTACTGGGACCTGTATTACGCCTATCGCGATCTCGACGCGCGGATCGCCGCGCGGAATCGCTCGCTGGAAACCTGGCGGCGCGTCGCTGCTTTGAACCGCACCAACAGCCTGGGCGGCGAAGCGGAAAAGGAAGCGCAGGCCCGCGAGCAATACTTCCGTTTTGAAGAGGAAGTGCAAAATGCCTTGACCGGCCGACTGCTTGATGGAACGCGCACGCTGAACGGTTCCAGCGGCGGCACTTTCCGGGGTTCGCTGGGCGTCCACGTGGCCGAGCGGCGGTTGCGATTGCTGATTGGCCTGCCGATCAGTGACGGGCGCTGGATTCGCCCGGCCGACGAGCCGCTGATGGCTCGCGTGCAGTTCGAGTGGGAACAATCGCTGCCCGAGGCGATTATGCGGCGGCCGGAGTTGCGGCGCCAACGCTGGATCATCAAGCGCCGCGAGTTGGAACTGCTCGCCAATCGCAACTTCCTGATGCCGCGATTCGACGCCGTGGGGCGATACCGCTTCCGGGGTTTCGGTAATGACTTGATCGATCCCACGGGCGAAAACGTCCCGTTTGACAACGCCTGGGAAAACCTGACCACCGGCGATTTCCAGGAATGGCAACTCGGCGCCGAATTGGCGTTCCCGTTCGGACAGCGCCGCGCTCATGCCGCGGTGCGGAATGCGCAACTGTTCCTGGCGCGCGAACGGGCGGTGCTCCGCGAACAGGAACGCGAGATCGTCCATGACTTGGCGAATGCGATCGCCGAAAAGGATCGCGCGTATCGCGTCGCGCAGACGAACTTCAACCGACGCCTCGCGGCACGGCAGCAGTTGCTCGTGCTCGAAAACAAAGTGCAGAACGAATTGCAGGTCGATCTGAACAGCCTGCTCGACGCCCAGCGCCGCCTGGCCGAGGCCGACTCGAAGTACTACTTCTCGCTCGTGGAATACGCCGTGGCGGTGAAGAACATCCATTATGAGAAGGGTTCGTTGCTGGACTACAACAACGTCTTCCTGGCCGAAGGCCCGTGGCCCGGCAGGGCCTATCAGGACGCCGCGCAACGGGACTCGTTGAAGATGCGGCCCGGACCGATGAACTACATCATGCAGCGTCCGTTGAACGTGAGCGCCGGCCCGACGCCGCAACTGGTGAATCCGCCGCGACCGGCAACGGGCACGAAGGCTGGCCTGTCGCCCATGCCGCAGCAAGTTCCCGGCGGACCGGCCGCTGGGGCAACGCAGCCGAACCCCTCCGTCGGGGCCTCGGCCAAGCGCCCGGCGCCGTTCGTGCCGGGCCTGTATACGACGTCGCGTCCCGGACCGCTTGCGCGGTAG